Proteins co-encoded in one Bacillus infantis NRRL B-14911 genomic window:
- a CDS encoding tripartite tricarboxylate transporter permease has protein sequence MGSFEGLLSGFQVALSLQGILFVFLGVFIGTFIGMMPGLGPISAIAIMIPVTYNMDPAIALMMMAGVYYGAIFGGSSSSILLNAPGVSGTVATAFDGYPMAQQGKAGKALAIAAIASFFGGTVSVVLLMLFSPLLSSVAVSFGPVEYFALMLLGLTAISSLSEGSTLKAFISATLGVIVVTIGIDGQTGTARFTFDNAYLLEGIDFLIIALGLFALAEVCTLIFNRKNTSSSENENIGSLKITREDFQEMKGPMARQSVLGFILGVLPGAGATIASFIGYITEKKLAKKPEEFGKGSIRGLAAPETANNAATGGAFVPLLSLGIPGSGTTAVLLGAFLVLGIQPGPLLVQDHPDVFWGIIASMYIGNVFLLILNLPLVPYIAKVLTIPRPMLISLVITFSMVGVYALSFNTFDLYLLLIFGIIGFLMRIFSFPAAPFILAFILGGMMEQALRQTLTISDGSLAILLDRPIGLTLMIIAVLVMIVPLFRRKKKSGSSKGSHAA, from the coding sequence ATGGGTTCGTTTGAAGGATTATTATCAGGGTTTCAGGTTGCACTGAGCCTGCAGGGGATCTTATTTGTATTCCTCGGTGTTTTCATCGGTACATTCATCGGCATGATGCCGGGCCTTGGCCCAATCAGTGCGATTGCCATCATGATCCCGGTCACCTATAATATGGACCCAGCCATTGCGCTGATGATGATGGCAGGAGTCTATTATGGAGCGATCTTCGGCGGATCGTCCTCTTCGATCCTGCTGAATGCACCGGGAGTATCGGGGACGGTTGCTACCGCATTTGATGGCTATCCGATGGCCCAGCAGGGGAAGGCGGGCAAGGCGCTGGCCATTGCCGCCATTGCATCGTTCTTTGGCGGGACAGTCAGCGTTGTTCTATTGATGCTGTTTTCCCCGCTTCTTTCGTCGGTTGCCGTTTCATTTGGCCCCGTCGAATACTTCGCTTTGATGCTTTTGGGACTGACGGCCATTTCCAGCTTGTCAGAAGGATCCACACTAAAGGCTTTTATCTCGGCCACTCTCGGCGTCATTGTCGTGACTATTGGAATCGACGGGCAGACAGGCACAGCCCGTTTCACCTTTGACAACGCCTATCTGCTGGAAGGCATCGATTTCCTTATCATCGCTCTTGGGCTTTTTGCCCTGGCAGAGGTTTGTACATTGATATTTAATAGGAAGAATACTTCTTCATCGGAAAATGAGAACATCGGCAGCCTGAAAATCACCAGGGAAGACTTCCAGGAGATGAAGGGACCGATGGCCCGCCAATCGGTACTGGGTTTCATCCTCGGCGTCCTTCCTGGAGCAGGGGCGACTATCGCTTCTTTCATCGGCTATATTACAGAAAAAAAGCTTGCGAAAAAGCCGGAAGAATTCGGGAAAGGCTCCATCAGGGGACTGGCTGCTCCGGAAACAGCCAATAATGCAGCAACCGGAGGAGCATTCGTCCCTCTTTTGAGCCTCGGTATTCCGGGATCCGGGACAACTGCAGTCCTGCTGGGGGCCTTCCTGGTGCTGGGCATCCAGCCGGGACCCCTGCTGGTTCAGGATCACCCGGATGTATTCTGGGGCATTATTGCGAGCATGTATATCGGCAATGTGTTTCTTTTGATTTTGAATCTGCCCCTTGTGCCGTATATAGCTAAGGTGCTCACAATTCCGAGGCCGATGCTGATTTCACTCGTTATAACTTTCAGTATGGTAGGCGTATATGCCTTGAGCTTCAACACGTTTGATTTGTACCTGCTTCTGATCTTCGGCATCATTGGATTTCTTATGAGAATTTTCTCTTTCCCGGCGGCACCTTTTATCCTTGCCTTTATCCTGGGCGGAATGATGGAGCAGGCACTGAGGCAGACACTGACTATCTCAGACGGCAGTCTGGCTATCCTGCTGGATCGCCCAATCGGCCTGACGCTCATGATCATAGCTGTTCTTGTTATGATTGTGCCGCTTTTCAGGAGAAAAAAGAAGTCTGGTTCGTCTAAAGGATCACATGCTGCATAG
- a CDS encoding tripartite tricarboxylate transporter TctB family protein, giving the protein MLKPINRKIGLVLIGFALFYLILSFRLPEYPYAAIDADFVPKSLGFLLLLLSVLLFFSRKAETEEEKKKRKIPEGEARTLLTVCAFILVYIFFFEMVGFVVMTALFIFITTWYLGYKKKWTNAIVSVVFSLSIYMMFNYLLQISLPAGILPF; this is encoded by the coding sequence ATGCTCAAGCCAATCAATCGAAAAATTGGCCTTGTATTAATAGGGTTTGCACTGTTTTACCTTATTTTGAGCTTCAGGCTGCCTGAGTATCCGTATGCGGCAATTGATGCAGACTTTGTGCCAAAATCTCTGGGCTTTCTGCTTCTCCTGCTGTCTGTCCTGCTGTTTTTTTCCAGGAAGGCGGAGACGGAAGAAGAAAAGAAAAAGCGGAAGATACCGGAAGGCGAAGCAAGGACATTGCTTACTGTCTGCGCGTTTATATTGGTTTATATCTTCTTTTTTGAAATGGTCGGCTTTGTAGTCATGACGGCTCTTTTCATATTTATCACAACCTGGTATTTGGGCTATAAGAAAAAATGGACAAATGCAATCGTTTCGGTCGTCTTCTCGCTGTCCATTTACATGATGTTCAATTATCTGCTGCAAATCTCACTGCCGGCAGGCATTCTGCCATTTTAA
- a CDS encoding TetR/AcrR family transcriptional regulator, with the protein MEGKRKTRESILCAASNLFKCQGYNGTGLNQIIEVSGAPKGSIYYHFPGGKEEIAVEAVKHVGNEIKTMIKKELASSEDAAAAFRYHAEKIASYFDVPLSHENSGLHIGLIASETALTSEPIRQACQETYNEWQSLYKEKLLLSGFSEERSKELALLVSSMIEGAVMLSNTYGNGKPLRNIAEHFTYVFRVQ; encoded by the coding sequence TTGGAGGGTAAGCGAAAGACACGAGAGTCAATTTTGTGTGCGGCATCGAATCTATTCAAGTGCCAGGGGTATAATGGCACCGGATTGAATCAAATTATAGAGGTAAGCGGGGCTCCCAAAGGGTCAATTTATTATCATTTTCCAGGCGGCAAAGAGGAGATTGCAGTGGAAGCTGTTAAGCATGTTGGAAATGAAATAAAAACGATGATAAAGAAAGAGCTGGCATCTTCTGAAGATGCGGCAGCAGCCTTCCGCTATCATGCCGAAAAAATTGCTTCATACTTTGATGTGCCCCTGAGCCATGAAAATAGCGGCCTGCACATCGGACTGATTGCTTCGGAAACGGCTCTGACGAGTGAGCCAATCCGGCAGGCCTGTCAGGAAACTTACAATGAATGGCAATCGCTGTACAAAGAAAAACTGCTGCTTTCCGGATTTTCTGAGGAGAGGTCGAAGGAGCTGGCCCTGCTTGTGAGCTCTATGATTGAAGGGGCGGTCATGCTTTCTAACACCTATGGAAATGGCAAGCCGCTGCGGAATATAGCTGAACATTTTACATATGTATTCAGAGTCCAGTAA
- the asnA gene encoding aspartate--ammonia ligase, giving the protein MYAPVMNLIDTEKALKNVKDCFEKELSERLNLTKVSAPLLLESRTGINDNLNGVERMATIEAKDLAETLEVVQSLAKWKRMALARYGFSEGEGLYTDMRAIRKDEELDQLHSIYVDQWDWEKVIPKNKRNKQTLKAEVVSIYESIKETEKKLFYSCSHLVPVLPEQISFITSQQLEDMFPDLPAKQREDRIAEKLGAVFIMNIGGSLLSGSKHDSRSPDYDDWNLNGDLIFWYAPLNRSIEISSMGIRVDEKSLRSQLKECGNEERLELPFHKALLDGKLPFTIGGGIGQSRLCMFLLKKAHIGEVQASVWNSRIRKECQDANIPLL; this is encoded by the coding sequence TTGTATGCACCTGTAATGAATTTAATTGACACCGAAAAAGCATTGAAAAATGTGAAAGACTGCTTCGAGAAAGAGCTCTCTGAAAGGCTGAACCTTACAAAGGTATCAGCGCCGCTGCTTCTTGAAAGCAGGACCGGCATCAATGATAATCTTAATGGGGTCGAGAGGATGGCCACAATTGAGGCCAAAGACCTCGCGGAAACTTTAGAAGTTGTCCAGTCACTGGCAAAGTGGAAAAGAATGGCCCTTGCCCGGTACGGTTTTTCAGAAGGAGAAGGCTTGTATACCGACATGCGGGCAATCAGAAAGGACGAAGAGCTCGATCAGCTGCATTCCATTTATGTAGACCAATGGGATTGGGAAAAGGTCATCCCGAAAAATAAAAGAAACAAGCAGACACTTAAGGCTGAAGTAGTTTCCATTTATGAAAGCATAAAGGAAACAGAAAAAAAGCTTTTCTATTCCTGCTCGCATTTGGTGCCAGTTTTGCCAGAACAAATAAGCTTTATTACGTCACAGCAACTCGAAGACATGTTTCCCGATCTCCCTGCAAAACAGCGTGAAGACAGGATAGCAGAAAAGCTTGGTGCCGTCTTCATCATGAATATCGGCGGCTCTCTGCTTTCAGGCAGCAAGCATGACAGCCGTTCCCCGGATTATGATGATTGGAACCTCAATGGCGATCTGATCTTCTGGTACGCACCGCTGAACAGAAGCATTGAAATTTCATCCATGGGAATACGGGTTGATGAAAAATCACTCAGAAGCCAGCTCAAGGAGTGCGGAAATGAGGAAAGACTTGAGCTTCCTTTCCACAAGGCACTCTTGGACGGCAAGCTTCCTTTCACAATCGGCGGAGGAATTGGCCAGTCAAGATTATGCATGTTCCTGCTAAAAAAAGCCCATATAGGCGAAGTTCAGGCATCCGTCTGGAACAGCAGGATCAGGAAAGAATGCCAGGATGCCAATATCCCTCTTTTATAA
- a CDS encoding GNAT family N-acetyltransferase, whose protein sequence is MMDIRLAEVTEENFFDVINLKSDEVQETRIQIYERWVGSNAFFLGACQVFGYTPRAIYDGSNLIGFASYGFRKETEWYELVSLMIGHQYQGQGYSGPVLKAVIDEMAESMECSEIYITVIHNNDKAIKMYEKAGFVPTGEVEEGHHPEPVYCLKLK, encoded by the coding sequence ATGATGGATATCAGACTTGCGGAAGTAACGGAAGAAAACTTCTTTGATGTAATCAATCTTAAATCAGATGAAGTGCAGGAAACACGAATCCAGATTTATGAAAGGTGGGTCGGATCGAATGCCTTTTTCCTTGGCGCCTGCCAGGTGTTTGGGTATACGCCAAGAGCTATTTACGATGGCAGCAATTTGATCGGGTTTGCTTCATATGGATTCAGGAAGGAAACAGAGTGGTATGAATTGGTCAGTTTAATGATCGGCCATCAGTATCAGGGCCAAGGATACAGCGGTCCCGTCCTGAAGGCCGTCATTGATGAGATGGCAGAGTCCATGGAGTGCAGTGAAATTTATATCACTGTGATCCATAACAATGACAAAGCGATAAAAATGTACGAAAAAGCCGGCTTCGTCCCAACCGGAGAGGTAGAGGAAGGGCATCATCCAGAGCCGGTTTATTGTTTGAAGCTGAAATAG
- a CDS encoding ABC transporter permease yields the protein MKKRRNLPLAAGLLMLAFFLLAALAGPEIAPYGVNESKKIDHIIDEEGNRKLVSSPFPPSAQHPFGTDKWGYDILTLLLHGAKYTIFTVLGVALLRLVIGAALGIFQGIRTKKGVLNNISLFSGIPIFIFIYFIMLGINIEPKLSPLQLTLIQGALLTILGINGVYNVIFNKTLELKKMAYVEAARTLGGNSSHLSRKHIIPSLRADFSAIFVNECIQVLHIIGQLGIFNLFLGGTEKQYFPTIYLSITNEWSGLIGQSRSFLYHSQWIIIFPLAAYVLLLVAFYLLSAGLKDRKKLNRPTHI from the coding sequence ATGAAAAAAAGGAGGAATCTTCCACTAGCCGCAGGTTTATTGATGCTTGCCTTCTTCCTGCTGGCCGCACTAGCCGGGCCTGAGATTGCACCCTATGGTGTAAACGAATCAAAAAAGATCGACCATATCATAGATGAAGAAGGTAACAGGAAATTAGTAAGTTCGCCTTTTCCGCCTTCTGCGCAGCATCCTTTTGGGACGGATAAATGGGGTTATGACATCTTGACCCTCCTGCTGCATGGTGCTAAATATACTATTTTTACTGTGTTGGGTGTGGCCCTTCTGCGGCTGGTGATTGGAGCAGCGTTAGGAATCTTTCAGGGGATCCGGACAAAAAAAGGGGTACTTAACAACATTTCCTTGTTCAGCGGGATCCCTATATTTATCTTCATCTATTTCATCATGCTCGGCATCAATATTGAACCCAAGCTTTCACCGCTTCAGCTTACCCTTATACAAGGGGCCCTATTGACCATACTTGGCATTAATGGGGTTTACAATGTTATTTTCAATAAGACGCTTGAGCTTAAAAAAATGGCTTATGTGGAGGCAGCAAGGACGCTTGGAGGCAATAGTTCGCATCTTTCTCGCAAGCATATCATTCCATCATTGCGGGCTGATTTCTCGGCGATTTTTGTAAATGAATGCATCCAGGTTCTGCACATCATCGGACAGCTGGGAATCTTTAATTTATTCCTGGGCGGAACGGAAAAGCAGTATTTTCCTACCATTTATTTATCAATAACCAATGAGTGGTCAGGCCTTATCGGACAGTCGCGTTCTTTCCTTTACCACTCCCAGTGGATCATTATCTTCCCTCTTGCAGCTTATGTTCTCCTGCTGGTAGCGTTCTATCTGCTGTCTGCAGGATTAAAGGATAGGAAAAAACTTAACAGGCCAACTCATATATAA
- the ggt gene encoding gamma-glutamyltransferase, with the protein MKKAASVLFVYLSSFILVFAPLAAADAKHKQDPYEKYGEVAVGEDGMVATAHPLASEIGADVLKKGGNAVDAAVAIQFALNVTEPMMSGIGGGGFMMVYDGKTKETTIINSRERAPAGAEPDMFLDGKGKPIPFAERSSGGTAVGVPGTLKGLEKALDMWGTIPMKKLIQPSIKLADKGFPIDPVLAAAIEDNKEKLSRSAAAEVFLPGGEPLEEGDILVQKDLAKAFKLIRKDGSEALYEGPIGDALAETVQDFGGSMVKDDLEKYEAAIDKPVWGEYQGYQIASMPPPSSGGVFLLQMLKILDGFDLSQYPVRSWEKYHLMSEAMHLAYADRAAYAGDPEFVEVPVKGLLDKDYIKERQQLISLDEMNTKPEAGDPWKYESGKPDYSAAAQPADRQYGETTHFTVADRWGNVVSYTTTIEQVFGTGIMVPGFGVMLNNELTDFDAVPGGANEVQPNKRPLSSMTPTIVFDNDKPVLTVGSPGGPTIITSVLQTIIHAIEYDMELKAAVEEPRIYTNNPSSYRFEEGVPVSALQRLKEMGHRFGEKPETIGNVQSILIDHKQGIFKGVADSSRSGAAIGVDLKGKGKKKH; encoded by the coding sequence ATGAAAAAAGCCGCCAGTGTTTTATTTGTGTATTTGTCGAGTTTTATATTGGTATTCGCTCCTCTTGCTGCTGCAGATGCAAAGCATAAACAGGACCCTTATGAAAAATATGGCGAAGTTGCTGTAGGTGAGGATGGCATGGTCGCCACAGCCCATCCGCTTGCTTCAGAGATTGGGGCTGATGTATTGAAGAAAGGCGGAAACGCGGTTGATGCAGCTGTGGCAATCCAGTTTGCCCTCAATGTAACTGAGCCGATGATGTCAGGCATCGGAGGCGGCGGATTCATGATGGTGTATGATGGAAAAACAAAGGAAACAACAATCATCAATAGCCGTGAGCGTGCGCCGGCCGGAGCAGAGCCGGATATGTTCCTTGATGGAAAAGGAAAGCCGATTCCCTTTGCAGAACGATCATCGGGCGGAACAGCAGTCGGTGTACCGGGAACCTTGAAAGGCCTTGAAAAAGCACTGGATATGTGGGGAACCATCCCTATGAAGAAATTGATCCAGCCTTCTATTAAACTGGCTGATAAAGGTTTTCCAATCGATCCGGTACTGGCAGCGGCAATAGAAGATAATAAAGAAAAGCTGTCCCGGTCAGCAGCTGCTGAAGTGTTTCTCCCAGGAGGCGAGCCGCTGGAAGAAGGCGACATCCTGGTCCAGAAAGATCTAGCCAAAGCGTTTAAGCTAATTAGGAAAGATGGAAGCGAGGCGCTTTACGAAGGGCCGATTGGGGATGCCCTTGCCGAGACTGTCCAGGATTTCGGCGGATCAATGGTGAAGGACGATTTAGAAAAATATGAAGCAGCAATAGACAAGCCTGTGTGGGGGGAATATCAAGGCTATCAGATTGCCAGCATGCCTCCGCCAAGCTCAGGCGGTGTCTTCCTCCTGCAAATGCTCAAAATACTGGACGGCTTCGACCTTTCCCAATATCCAGTCCGCTCCTGGGAAAAATATCACCTCATGTCAGAAGCCATGCATCTTGCCTATGCAGACCGGGCAGCTTATGCGGGGGACCCGGAATTCGTTGAGGTTCCAGTTAAAGGACTTCTGGATAAGGACTATATTAAAGAACGGCAGCAGTTAATATCGCTTGATGAAATGAATACAAAGCCTGAAGCTGGGGACCCATGGAAGTATGAAAGCGGGAAACCTGATTACAGTGCAGCAGCTCAGCCTGCAGACAGACAATATGGGGAAACCACCCATTTTACGGTAGCAGACCGGTGGGGGAATGTGGTTTCCTATACAACAACGATTGAGCAGGTTTTTGGTACAGGCATCATGGTGCCGGGCTTTGGAGTGATGCTGAATAACGAACTGACTGATTTTGATGCTGTGCCTGGAGGGGCAAATGAGGTCCAGCCTAATAAGCGCCCGCTCAGCAGCATGACTCCGACGATCGTCTTTGATAATGACAAGCCGGTACTGACAGTCGGATCACCGGGAGGACCGACCATCATAACCTCTGTCCTGCAAACGATCATCCATGCAATAGAGTACGATATGGAACTGAAAGCTGCAGTTGAAGAACCGAGGATCTATACGAATAACCCATCGTCCTACCGGTTTGAAGAAGGGGTGCCAGTTTCTGCCTTGCAGAGGCTGAAGGAAATGGGCCATCGATTCGGCGAGAAACCAGAAACGATAGGCAATGTCCAAAGCATCCTGATTGATCACAAACAGGGAATATTCAAGGGAGTGGCCGACTCCAGCAGAAGCGGAGCAGCGATTGGAGTTGACCTGAAAGGAAAAGGGAAGAAGAAGCATTAG
- a CDS encoding ABC transporter permease subunit has translation MATIFRSLTSVVLIIILAVLPLGFHNGDAKVVFSIIPMIDEIRDFIQGLKSGESWLYLQGERERPLLEDLIPYWLSSFLYLTVSAVIAVILSVLFGVFLWEKGGRLLNAVLGFTGMLPDFILVLLLQLLTVFVHKETGIKTVKVASSSMSEPAIFLPIFTLVIIPLFYLLRSLSERSHEVKGEDYILAAKAKGLRKGSIYLFHVFLNVLPFLKADLHKILSIMLGNLFIIEYLYNTRGITALLFVQQIQFGYQYNLVIFSLLSLLLLYLVSLYTLKLLLWLIERGLQR, from the coding sequence ATGGCGACTATTTTTCGTAGCCTGACGAGTGTGGTGCTCATTATAATTCTGGCAGTGCTTCCTCTCGGGTTCCATAATGGAGATGCGAAGGTGGTATTCAGTATCATCCCGATGATTGACGAAATCAGGGATTTTATTCAAGGGCTGAAGTCAGGGGAATCCTGGCTATATTTGCAGGGAGAGCGGGAAAGGCCGCTCCTTGAGGATTTGATCCCATATTGGCTGTCTTCCTTTCTCTATCTGACTGTAAGTGCGGTGATTGCTGTCATTCTGTCCGTTTTATTTGGTGTGTTTTTATGGGAAAAAGGAGGCAGGTTGCTGAATGCGGTTCTCGGTTTCACTGGAATGCTCCCTGATTTTATTCTTGTTCTGCTTTTGCAGCTGCTGACGGTATTTGTGCACAAAGAAACCGGAATAAAGACAGTAAAGGTGGCTTCTTCTTCCATGAGTGAGCCGGCTATATTTCTGCCTATATTTACTCTTGTTATCATTCCCTTGTTTTATCTGCTTCGCTCCTTGTCAGAGCGGAGCCATGAAGTTAAAGGAGAAGATTACATACTGGCTGCGAAAGCTAAGGGCTTACGAAAGGGGAGTATCTATCTCTTTCATGTATTCCTAAATGTGCTTCCTTTCTTGAAAGCAGATCTTCACAAGATTTTAAGCATCATGCTTGGGAATCTTTTCATTATTGAATACTTATATAACACAAGGGGAATCACAGCGCTGTTGTTTGTCCAGCAGATTCAATTTGGGTATCAATATAATCTGGTTATCTTTAGCTTGTTAAGCCTTCTTTTACTATATCTCGTTTCTTTATATACTTTAAAGCTATTATTATGGCTGATTGAAAGGGGGCTGCAGAGATGA
- a CDS encoding DHA2 family efflux MFS transporter permease subunit encodes MQSTNQGAAAPNALKDIKAVPIIISFLIAGFIGLFSETALNMAIRDLIVIFETDAATVQWLTTGYLLTLGILVPISGLLLQWFTTRQLFAVSLVFSIIGTFIAAIAPVFSILMLARVIQAIGTALLLPLMFNTILVIIPPHKRGGAMGIIGLVIMFAPAIGPTISGLILQNLTWHWIFWISLPFFVLALIFGLFYMQNVSSPTKPKIDLLSILLSTIGFGGIVFGFSSAGEGEGGWGSPKVILALVLGVVGLILFCIRQTKMKQPMINLRTFSYPMFNLGLLMVLIAMMVILSSMIMLPLYLQNSLLLTTFAAGLVLLPGGVVNGILSPVMGRLFDKYGPTWLVRGGLVIVTIVMFAFSGITNDTSAGYIVMLHIFMMVGIAMVFMLAQTNGLNELPPELYPDGTAIMNTLQQVAGAIGTAVAISIMTAGQKSYMEEAANPQDSSLLPLSLTAGIQDAFIFAICVAILGLIASFFIKRVKVEHQEN; translated from the coding sequence GTGCAAAGTACTAACCAAGGCGCAGCCGCGCCGAATGCATTAAAGGATATCAAAGCGGTTCCTATTATTATTTCTTTCCTGATAGCAGGATTTATAGGCCTGTTCAGTGAAACCGCCCTGAATATGGCAATCAGGGATCTAATTGTGATTTTTGAAACGGATGCAGCTACCGTTCAATGGCTGACAACAGGGTATTTATTGACCCTTGGGATATTGGTGCCGATTTCAGGATTGCTCCTGCAATGGTTTACGACGAGGCAGCTATTTGCAGTATCGCTTGTATTCTCAATCATTGGAACATTCATTGCAGCGATTGCGCCTGTGTTCAGCATCCTGATGCTCGCTCGTGTCATCCAGGCAATCGGAACAGCGCTTCTGCTGCCGCTTATGTTCAATACAATTCTTGTCATCATACCACCGCATAAGCGGGGAGGGGCGATGGGGATCATCGGTCTGGTCATTATGTTCGCTCCTGCAATCGGACCGACGATATCAGGATTGATTCTGCAGAATCTGACATGGCATTGGATTTTCTGGATCTCATTGCCGTTCTTTGTTCTTGCTCTTATTTTTGGACTATTTTATATGCAGAATGTTTCCAGCCCTACCAAGCCAAAGATCGATCTGCTGTCCATCCTTTTATCAACGATCGGTTTCGGTGGAATCGTATTCGGATTCAGCAGTGCCGGTGAAGGAGAAGGCGGATGGGGGAGCCCGAAAGTTATCCTTGCTCTTGTGCTTGGAGTAGTCGGTTTGATTCTCTTCTGTATCCGCCAGACAAAGATGAAGCAGCCTATGATCAATCTTCGCACCTTTTCATACCCTATGTTCAATTTAGGCCTGCTGATGGTGCTGATCGCAATGATGGTCATATTATCTTCAATGATCATGCTTCCTCTCTACTTGCAGAATTCACTTCTGCTGACTACATTTGCGGCTGGGCTGGTTTTGCTGCCCGGAGGAGTGGTCAATGGAATCCTGTCCCCTGTAATGGGACGCTTGTTCGATAAATATGGTCCCACATGGCTGGTCCGCGGCGGTCTTGTGATTGTCACAATCGTCATGTTTGCGTTCTCCGGAATTACAAATGATACGTCAGCCGGATATATTGTAATGCTGCATATCTTCATGATGGTTGGTATTGCGATGGTATTCATGCTGGCTCAGACAAATGGCCTCAATGAACTGCCGCCAGAACTTTATCCAGACGGAACGGCTATCATGAATACACTTCAGCAGGTAGCCGGTGCGATTGGGACGGCTGTCGCGATTTCCATCATGACAGCGGGCCAAAAGAGCTATATGGAAGAAGCTGCAAACCCGCAGGATTCTTCTCTGCTGCCGCTATCATTGACAGCAGGCATCCAGGATGCTTTTATATTTGCCATTTGTGTGGCCATCTTGGGATTGATTGCTTCATTCTTTATTAAGCGTGTCAAGGTTGAGCATCAGGAAAATTAA
- the rpsN gene encoding 30S ribosomal protein S14: protein MAKKSKVAKEKKRQEMVAKYAEIRRELKEKGDYEALRRLPRDSSPTRLKNRCEVTGRPRGYLRKFKMSRIAFREYSHKGQIPGVKKASW, encoded by the coding sequence ATGGCTAAAAAATCAAAAGTAGCAAAAGAGAAAAAGCGGCAGGAGATGGTCGCTAAATATGCTGAGATCCGCAGGGAACTGAAGGAGAAGGGCGATTATGAGGCACTGAGAAGGCTGCCGCGCGATTCATCCCCAACCCGATTGAAGAATCGCTGTGAGGTGACAGGCCGTCCGCGCGGATACCTGCGCAAATTTAAAATGTCCAGGATCGCTTTCCGTGAATATTCTCATAAAGGGCAAATCCCCGGAGTCAAAAAAGCAAGCTGGTAA
- a CDS encoding YueH family protein produces the protein MITSYEKITISGNKYAEVFLNITEDKRFIISIPSISWSAEISQLDELKEQFNHLQSSLNFHMFEGNTEELAAAIIKEAEKHI, from the coding sequence TTGATAACTTCTTACGAGAAAATTACCATTTCCGGAAACAAGTATGCCGAGGTCTTCCTGAATATAACAGAAGACAAACGATTCATTATATCCATCCCTTCCATCAGCTGGTCAGCTGAAATCAGCCAGCTGGATGAATTGAAAGAACAATTTAATCATCTCCAGTCGTCACTGAATTTTCATATGTTTGAAGGGAACACAGAAGAGCTTGCTGCCGCCATTATTAAAGAAGCAGAAAAACATATCTGA